In one Halosimplex halophilum genomic region, the following are encoded:
- a CDS encoding cupin domain-containing protein: MSEVVHLPDLAGDGRGVLFEGAPKTVRLALDAGDRVPPHQHPDKEIVCYVVDGEIEMTLGDETVELAAGDAARFSGDQDISPRAREDSVALLVLAEG; the protein is encoded by the coding sequence ATGAGCGAGGTCGTCCACCTCCCGGACCTGGCGGGCGACGGCCGGGGCGTCCTCTTCGAGGGCGCGCCGAAGACCGTCCGGCTCGCGCTGGACGCCGGCGACCGCGTCCCGCCCCATCAGCACCCCGACAAAGAGATCGTCTGCTACGTCGTCGACGGCGAGATCGAGATGACCCTCGGCGACGAGACGGTCGAGCTGGCCGCCGGCGACGCCGCCCGGTTCTCCGGCGACCAGGACATCTCGCCGCGGGCGCGCGAGGACAGCGTCGCGTTGCTCGTCCTCGCCGAGGGCTGA
- a CDS encoding DUF2249 domain-containing protein produces MPATTLDIRDVPPPERHPMIHEAFEDLASGETLRIVNDHEPKPLFYEFQAEVDEFDAENYSVERRDTDEFVADLPKE; encoded by the coding sequence ATGCCAGCGACCACGCTCGACATCCGCGACGTGCCGCCGCCGGAGCGCCACCCGATGATCCACGAGGCCTTCGAGGACCTGGCGAGCGGCGAGACGCTGCGGATCGTCAACGACCACGAACCCAAGCCGCTGTTCTACGAGTTCCAGGCCGAGGTCGACGAGTTCGACGCCGAGAACTACTCGGTCGAGCGCCGCGATACCGACGAGTTCGTCGCCGACCTCCCGAAGGAATGA
- a CDS encoding glutamyl-tRNA reductase yields the protein MTGASSTGGVESADSDAAGTAERPDDPDTGTTEPDAETPDPDAARARIRERAGEVRDREVETALTKLDARSELSERDREAVERLADRLVARLLAAPERGLRAAAERDDHDPETVATALSLFGE from the coding sequence GAGGGGTCGAGAGCGCCGACTCCGACGCCGCCGGCACCGCCGAGCGCCCCGACGATCCTGACACCGGGACGACCGAACCGGACGCCGAGACGCCCGATCCCGACGCGGCCCGCGCGCGGATCCGCGAGCGCGCCGGCGAGGTCCGCGACCGGGAGGTCGAGACGGCGCTGACGAAACTCGACGCCCGGAGCGAGCTCTCGGAACGAGACCGCGAGGCGGTCGAACGGCTCGCCGACCGGCTGGTCGCCCGGCTGCTTGCCGCCCCCGAGCGGGGCCTCCGGGCGGCGGCCGAGCGCGACGACCACGACCCCGAGACCGTCGCGACGGCGCTGTCGCTGTTCGGCGAGTAG